In Acetobacter vaccinii, the following are encoded in one genomic region:
- a CDS encoding ArdC family protein: MAQHQAQAKTNRQDIYTEVTNRIIAEVESGTLPWTRPWSTTTGPSGLPVNATTNARYSGINVLLLWLAASASGYGQSRWLTYRQAAAVGGQVRRGEKGVSLVYASTYVPRAEQERAEASGEEAFGIAFLKRFTVFNVAQIDGLPEAVCGLAPVEPPHATNAALEAFVQATGAEMRFGGNEAYYHPRFDYIQCPPPAAFSSPEAMFGVQAHELAHWTGAEHRLNRTFGKRFGDSAYQMEELVAEISAAQLCAVMGIAPSLRHAAYIQSWVSLMKSDRRAIFTAASQASAAVDYLLKCAGHQEGDDSLQAPDLALAA, from the coding sequence ATGGCACAGCATCAGGCACAGGCGAAGACAAACAGACAGGATATCTACACCGAAGTCACCAATCGGATCATCGCCGAGGTGGAAAGCGGTACCCTGCCGTGGACCCGGCCCTGGAGTACGACCACAGGCCCCTCAGGACTGCCGGTGAATGCCACGACCAATGCGCGTTACAGCGGGATCAACGTGCTGCTGCTCTGGCTTGCGGCCTCGGCCAGTGGCTACGGGCAGTCCCGCTGGCTCACCTATCGACAGGCGGCGGCCGTGGGCGGTCAGGTCCGCCGTGGTGAAAAAGGGGTGAGCCTTGTCTACGCCAGCACCTATGTCCCACGTGCGGAACAGGAGCGGGCGGAGGCCAGTGGGGAAGAGGCATTTGGCATTGCCTTCCTCAAACGGTTTACGGTCTTTAATGTGGCGCAGATTGACGGGTTGCCCGAGGCGGTCTGTGGTCTTGCCCCAGTCGAGCCCCCTCATGCCACCAATGCCGCCCTGGAGGCTTTTGTGCAGGCAACAGGTGCCGAGATGCGCTTTGGTGGGAACGAGGCCTATTACCATCCCCGTTTCGATTATATCCAGTGCCCGCCTCCTGCCGCCTTCTCCAGCCCGGAGGCCATGTTCGGGGTTCAGGCACACGAACTGGCGCATTGGACGGGCGCAGAGCACCGGCTTAACCGCACTTTTGGCAAGCGCTTTGGGGATTCTGCTTACCAGATGGAAGAGCTGGTAGCCGAGATTTCAGCCGCCCAGCTCTGCGCGGTGATGGGCATTGCCCCCAGCCTGCGGCATGCTGCTTACATCCAGTCGTGGGTCAGCCTGATGAAGTCAGACCGGCGGGCAATCTTTACCGCTGCCTCGCAGGCTTCGGCTGCCGTGGACTATCTCCTGAAATGCGCGGGCCATCAAGAGGGTGACGACAGCCTTCAGGCGCCTGATCTGGCTCTTGCCGCCTGA
- a CDS encoding type II toxin-antitoxin system Phd/YefM family antitoxin, with protein sequence MTITTVSSREFNQDTGRAKRASLDGPVFITDRGKPAHVLLTIEEYRKLTGQPDRIADALAMPGIEDVDFDPSPLTLGLRPADFS encoded by the coding sequence ATGACGATCACCACAGTTTCAAGCCGGGAATTCAACCAGGATACGGGCCGGGCCAAAAGAGCCTCGCTGGATGGGCCTGTCTTCATCACGGACAGGGGCAAACCGGCTCATGTCCTGCTGACGATTGAAGAGTACAGAAAACTCACGGGTCAGCCGGACAGGATTGCCGATGCTCTGGCCATGCCCGGGATCGAAGACGTGGACTTTGATCCGTCCCCCCTCACCCTGGGTCTGCGCCCGGCTGATTTCTCCTGA
- a CDS encoding type II toxin-antitoxin system VapC family toxin, producing MFVLDTNVVSELRKVRSGKANPAVALWADRVAAGSLYLCAITVMELEVGILRVERRDARQGEMLRHWMDHHVMPAFRDRILPVDTAVALRCARLHVPDPRAERDTLIAATALVHGMTVVTRNSDDFRFTGVPLLNPWLFSEG from the coding sequence ATGTTCGTCCTCGACACAAATGTCGTCTCGGAACTGCGTAAGGTCCGTTCGGGCAAAGCCAACCCGGCCGTTGCCCTCTGGGCCGATCGTGTGGCCGCGGGCAGCCTCTATCTCTGCGCCATCACGGTCATGGAGCTTGAAGTGGGCATCCTGCGCGTCGAACGCAGGGATGCCCGGCAGGGAGAAATGCTCAGGCACTGGATGGATCACCATGTCATGCCTGCGTTCAGGGACCGTATCCTGCCGGTGGATACTGCTGTTGCCCTGCGTTGCGCCCGGCTTCACGTTCCTGATCCCAGGGCTGAGCGCGACACCCTGATCGCCGCGACCGCCCTGGTTCATGGGATGACAGTCGTCACCCGCAATAGTGACGATTTCCGGTTCACGGGTGTGCCACTGCTCAACCCCTGGCTTTTCTCAGAGGGTTGA
- a CDS encoding type II toxin-antitoxin system HicA family toxin — translation MSRHHVRELRARMGDADWRVELTRGGHLCWRHRSGAFVFGASTPGDWRAGRNLRAQMRRVERRAARGGTQSGSTL, via the coding sequence ATGAGCCGACATCATGTGCGTGAACTCAGGGCCCGGATGGGGGATGCGGACTGGCGGGTTGAACTGACCCGTGGGGGGCATCTGTGCTGGCGGCACCGGAGCGGGGCTTTTGTGTTTGGAGCCTCCACCCCAGGGGACTGGCGGGCGGGGCGCAATCTCAGGGCGCAGATGCGCCGGGTGGAACGCAGGGCCGCCAGGGGCGGGACACAAAGCGGCTCAACCCTCTGA
- a CDS encoding DUF2312 domain-containing protein, producing MMADGTFYRPGEAGHEADHEDSQTQVGGIAADRLRSIIERVERLEEERKALSGDIRDIFTEAKSAGFDVKVIRQIIRLRRQEPAEVEEQETLLDIYRRALGM from the coding sequence ATGATGGCTGATGGCACATTCTACAGACCCGGCGAGGCCGGGCATGAGGCTGATCACGAGGACAGCCAGACACAGGTGGGCGGGATCGCGGCCGACAGGCTGCGCAGTATCATTGAACGTGTCGAGCGGCTGGAAGAAGAGCGCAAAGCGCTCAGTGGCGACATCAGGGATATTTTTACGGAAGCGAAGTCGGCCGGGTTTGATGTGAAGGTGATCCGCCAGATCATCCGTCTGCGCAGGCAGGAACCGGCCGAGGTCGAGGAGCAGGAGACCCTGCTGGATATCTATCGCCGTGCCCTGGGCATGTGA
- a CDS encoding transcriptional regulator has product MAERAVIHQNSGQGCGEPRGEPGNNGEQGHSAGLLLASCRQTMGWTLMQLERRSGIPRSEFRCWARGQAAMPVEVRVWLCALRALHRQYPSPLSASVRMGGNRPPMGPREVARACLVIGWSERVLAERMGEHRTHLRRLLERGERLDPRRSRWLDHLEDGHLTWSRP; this is encoded by the coding sequence ATGGCTGAGAGGGCAGTTATCCACCAAAATAGTGGACAGGGCTGTGGAGAACCCCGGGGTGAGCCGGGGAATAACGGGGAGCAGGGACACAGTGCTGGTCTGCTGCTGGCCTCGTGCCGTCAGACCATGGGCTGGACCCTTATGCAGCTGGAGCGGCGCTCGGGCATCCCCCGGAGCGAGTTCCGGTGCTGGGCGCGGGGGCAGGCCGCCATGCCGGTCGAGGTCCGGGTCTGGCTGTGCGCGCTCAGGGCGCTGCACCGCCAGTATCCCTCTCCCCTGAGTGCCTCCGTACGGATGGGTGGGAACCGCCCGCCCATGGGCCCGCGGGAGGTGGCCCGCGCCTGCCTTGTCATTGGCTGGTCCGAGCGTGTGCTTGCTGAGCGCATGGGGGAGCATCGGACCCATCTGAGACGGCTGCTGGAGCGTGGTGAGCGGCTTGATCCGCGTCGGTCGCGCTGGCTGGACCACCTTGAAGACGGACACCTGACCTGGTCACGGCCCTGA
- a CDS encoding DUF1173 family protein, with protein sequence MSDWVSFPNGTRGRLSWDGEARLAGRWQALLQACHGQDMRPHCDCLWQGEPVPLVVRRRVRQQDGRAVEAFHLARFPGQGDWHAPGCPFHDPDPARSGRGGYEAGVIEEQADGRLRVSLDQPLRIMARAQGETPPRAGREPGAAGQGGGGQSRMSSLGLVHLLWERAGLNCWSPAVGRRRLWWTGVRHALEGAASAILPARGASLADRLAMIGYGDEEGPALLRETARSCGQEWRLLLLGVVDGIDLRQGAGGRFTAVRFDGAQAYGLRVTGDAALHERLTRRFPMALRALGLARAQRRIRVVGLAIASVRVGCDGERVTMGCRVADMVLMEVTPETLIPVASSHELVVATRLVAQGRSFIKPLRFDATRDVVHPDFVLTDTGEARGTPMEVFGRDDEAYAARRAQKCAYYTAVYGQDRWWCWNAVAQPDLIPDFPARVGGPPHG encoded by the coding sequence ATGAGTGACTGGGTGAGCTTCCCCAACGGGACACGCGGGCGGCTGTCGTGGGATGGTGAGGCGCGACTGGCCGGGCGCTGGCAGGCCCTGCTGCAGGCGTGCCACGGACAGGACATGCGCCCGCATTGCGACTGCCTCTGGCAGGGGGAGCCTGTGCCCCTTGTGGTGCGGCGGCGGGTGCGCCAGCAGGATGGCCGGGCCGTGGAGGCGTTCCATCTGGCGCGTTTCCCGGGGCAGGGGGACTGGCATGCGCCGGGCTGCCCGTTCCACGACCCCGATCCGGCCCGCAGTGGCCGGGGTGGGTATGAGGCTGGTGTGATCGAGGAGCAGGCGGATGGCCGCCTGCGTGTCAGCCTCGACCAGCCCCTCAGGATCATGGCCCGTGCCCAGGGCGAGACCCCGCCCAGGGCCGGACGTGAGCCAGGGGCTGCCGGACAGGGCGGGGGTGGACAGAGCCGGATGAGCAGTCTGGGTCTGGTGCATCTGCTGTGGGAACGTGCGGGGCTGAACTGCTGGTCCCCGGCGGTGGGACGGCGGCGTCTGTGGTGGACGGGGGTGCGCCATGCCCTTGAGGGGGCGGCCTCGGCCATCCTGCCTGCCCGGGGGGCCAGCCTGGCCGATCGTCTGGCGATGATCGGCTATGGCGATGAAGAGGGTCCGGCCCTGTTGCGCGAGACCGCGCGGAGCTGCGGGCAGGAGTGGCGGCTCCTGCTGCTGGGGGTGGTGGACGGGATTGATCTCCGCCAGGGGGCAGGAGGCCGCTTCACGGCGGTGCGTTTCGATGGCGCGCAGGCCTATGGCCTGCGGGTGACGGGGGATGCCGCCCTGCATGAGCGTCTGACACGGCGCTTCCCGATGGCGCTGCGCGCACTCGGCCTTGCGCGTGCGCAGCGCCGGATCAGGGTGGTCGGACTGGCGATTGCCAGTGTCCGGGTGGGGTGCGATGGCGAGCGTGTGACGATGGGGTGCCGTGTTGCGGACATGGTTCTCATGGAGGTGACGCCCGAGACCCTGATCCCCGTGGCCAGCAGCCACGAACTGGTGGTGGCCACGCGGCTTGTGGCGCAGGGCCGCAGCTTTATCAAACCCCTGCGTTTTGATGCCACGCGTGACGTCGTCCACCCTGATTTTGTGCTGACCGATACCGGTGAGGCCCGGGGCACGCCTATGGAGGTGTTTGGCCGTGACGACGAGGCCTATGCCGCCCGGCGGGCACAGAAATGCGCCTATTACACCGCAGTCTACGGGCAGGACCGCTGGTGGTGCTGGAATGCCGTCGCCCAGCCGGATCTGATCCCCGACTTCCCGGCCCGTGTCGGGGGGCCGCCGCATGGCTGA